One segment of Desulfofundulus luciae DNA contains the following:
- a CDS encoding N-acetylmuramoyl-L-alanine amidase — MVYHIFYCITRSPARVPQPPREVENIRFIILPVQRIKIVLVAVMVVASFWLGLRAIAYARHQASISALSWALAGRVIVVDPGHGGVDPGVVGKNDVLEKDLVLAVGQKLALYLRQGGAGVIMTREGDHDLADPEITGLYKRKRQDLARRVALANNLPADAMVSIHINSFGNPSQYGAQTFTKPASPESRALARAIQDELNRLLKINHRVPLHGDYYILRHSRVPTVIVEIGFITNPREYHLLQDPLYQSKVAWCLYAGIARYFAEEGKVPPVQPK; from the coding sequence GTGGTTTACCATATATTTTACTGTATCACCCGCAGCCCGGCCAGGGTGCCCCAGCCGCCCCGGGAGGTGGAAAATATCAGGTTTATTATCCTGCCCGTACAAAGGATAAAAATTGTGCTTGTCGCCGTCATGGTTGTGGCCAGTTTTTGGCTGGGATTGCGTGCCATCGCCTATGCCCGTCACCAGGCATCCATCAGCGCCCTTTCCTGGGCTTTAGCCGGCCGGGTGATCGTAGTGGATCCGGGACACGGGGGTGTGGACCCCGGAGTGGTGGGAAAAAACGACGTTCTGGAAAAGGACCTGGTCCTGGCCGTAGGGCAAAAGCTGGCCCTCTACCTGCGCCAGGGTGGAGCCGGGGTAATCATGACCCGGGAAGGGGACCATGACCTGGCCGACCCGGAAATTACCGGCCTGTATAAACGGAAGCGTCAGGATCTGGCCCGCCGGGTGGCCCTGGCCAACAATTTGCCAGCCGATGCCATGGTGAGCATCCACATCAACAGTTTTGGCAATCCGTCCCAGTATGGGGCACAAACCTTTACCAAACCCGCCTCGCCGGAGAGCCGGGCTTTGGCCAGAGCCATCCAGGATGAACTCAACCGCCTGCTGAAAATCAACCACCGGGTACCCTTACACGGGGATTATTACATCCTCCGCCATTCCCGGGTGCCCACGGTAATCGTGGAAATTGGTTTTATCACCAACCCCCGGGAATACCATCTTTTGCAGGATCCCCTTTATCAGAGTAAGGTGGCCTGGTGCCTTTATGCCGGCATTGCCAGATATTTCGCCGAAGAGGGAAAAGTTCCCCCGGTTCAACCTAAATAA
- a CDS encoding N-acetylmuramoyl-L-alanine amidase family protein, which produces MTASRITNIWNKVHHNPSRPVSRVVVESTSPFQFDAKESPSGITFIAQGARANMYCETIEVYDGLIEWIRVEEQPQGVIFEIKTNHPSPWQISSEPGIPYRTVINFVRDHLFNLFSSKIFVIDAGHGGNDPGGRGPVDLLEKNVTMAMVTALQDLLKPLKSQIYLTRTGDYPLSQWMRCNLALKMNADVFISFHTYHSTDASVQGTAVKYNPRAPGCNRLAQFTLEEIVRKIKRHSRGVGPDQQLRYLGLIPGLTVEPVAISNWVEEGLLRNPTLYKKIAQGIFNGLLRFWGEKKGEK; this is translated from the coding sequence ATGACAGCCAGCCGCATTACCAACATTTGGAATAAAGTCCACCACAACCCCAGCCGCCCCGTCTCCCGGGTGGTAGTTGAATCCACCAGCCCTTTTCAGTTCGATGCAAAAGAAAGTCCCTCAGGTATCACTTTCATCGCCCAGGGAGCCAGGGCCAATATGTATTGCGAAACAATTGAAGTGTATGATGGGTTAATTGAATGGATCAGGGTTGAAGAGCAACCGCAGGGCGTGATCTTTGAGATCAAGACCAACCACCCTTCCCCCTGGCAAATATCAAGCGAACCGGGCATACCTTACCGTACAGTAATCAACTTTGTCCGGGACCACCTTTTTAATCTTTTTTCTTCAAAGATATTTGTTATTGACGCAGGCCACGGGGGCAATGATCCGGGTGGAAGGGGACCCGTTGATCTCCTGGAGAAGAACGTCACCATGGCCATGGTCACCGCCCTACAAGACCTGCTCAAACCCTTGAAAAGTCAAATCTACCTCACCCGCACCGGGGATTATCCCCTTTCCCAGTGGATGCGCTGCAACCTCGCCTTAAAAATGAACGCAGATGTGTTTATCAGTTTTCATACCTATCACAGTACGGACGCTTCCGTTCAAGGGACGGCAGTAAAATATAACCCCAGGGCACCGGGGTGTAATCGTCTCGCCCAATTTACCCTGGAAGAAATAGTGCGCAAAATCAAACGCCACTCGCGGGGGGTAGGACCGGACCAGCAGTTGCGCTATTTAGGTTTGATCCCCGGCCTTACGGTGGAACCGGTAGCCATTTCCAACTGGGTCGAGGAAGGTCTTTTGCGCAACCCCACCCTGTATAAAAAAATTGCCCAGGGAATCTTTAACGGCCTTTTACGGTTTTGGGGGGAGAAAAAAGGGGAAAAATAA
- a CDS encoding peptidoglycan-binding protein, which yields MRRSICLLILCCLSLCRPASAPALVWAHQCGSNEQPRLTTPFHQGRDIANLQQCLSYLGYFRGPVNGLYDESTIEAVGRFQKDHGLRPTGVADVSTWQTISQAMLSKPEQGVTPSPGHDLFILVDTRSLTMTVFSRGQPIRQYPVALGKPGSETPLGLWKVIDKSDEYVPGMGPRWMGLNIPKGTYGIHGTDSPWSIGTFASAGCVRMHNAHVMELYDWVSEGTPVLVLGNPFLPQYPVLYQGSCGTAVQEVQRTLKRLGYYNQKPDGIFGLQTAEAVVFFRKKHGLGEKPVVDEELWRLLGF from the coding sequence ATGCGTCGATCAATCTGCTTGCTCATCCTGTGCTGCCTGTCGCTCTGCCGGCCTGCCAGTGCTCCGGCCCTGGTCTGGGCACATCAATGCGGCAGCAATGAACAGCCCCGGTTGACGACTCCCTTTCATCAGGGACGGGATATTGCCAACCTGCAGCAATGCCTGTCTTACCTGGGTTACTTTAGGGGCCCGGTTAACGGCCTGTACGATGAATCCACCATCGAGGCCGTAGGACGTTTCCAGAAGGATCATGGTCTTCGACCCACCGGTGTGGCGGACGTGTCCACCTGGCAGACCATTAGCCAGGCCATGTTGTCAAAGCCGGAACAGGGGGTAACCCCCTCCCCAGGGCATGATCTTTTTATCCTGGTTGATACCCGTTCCCTGACCATGACCGTTTTTTCCCGGGGACAACCCATCAGACAATACCCGGTAGCCCTGGGCAAACCGGGCTCGGAAACCCCTTTAGGCCTCTGGAAAGTTATCGACAAATCGGACGAATACGTCCCCGGCATGGGACCCCGCTGGATGGGATTGAACATCCCCAAGGGCACCTATGGCATCCACGGCACGGACAGCCCCTGGTCCATCGGGACTTTTGCCAGTGCCGGTTGTGTGCGTATGCATAATGCTCATGTGATGGAACTCTATGATTGGGTTTCCGAGGGTACGCCGGTACTGGTTCTGGGGAATCCTTTTTTGCCGCAGTATCCCGTACTCTACCAGGGAAGCTGCGGCACGGCAGTGCAGGAAGTCCAGCGCACCCTGAAGCGGCTGGGTTATTATAACCAGAAGCCCGACGGCATCTTTGGCCTTCAGACGGCTGAAGCCGTAGTTTTCTTTCGTAAAAAACACGGCCTGGGAGAAAAACCCGTGGTGGATGAGGAACTCTGGCGTTTGCTGGGATTTTAA